The Clostridioides difficile genome has a segment encoding these proteins:
- a CDS encoding Asp23/Gls24 family envelope stress response protein, with the protein MEDNKFGQVKISNDVIATIAGLAALEVEGIETTATLTDKLLKNNGVKIQIEEEDVNLDVMVTIKYGMSIPDTAFKVQENVKNTVETMTGLKVSQVNIHIQGISFKKEKADKEEVKASKKN; encoded by the coding sequence ATGGAAGATAATAAATTTGGACAAGTAAAAATATCTAATGATGTAATAGCTACAATAGCTGGTTTAGCAGCATTAGAAGTTGAGGGCATAGAAACTACAGCAACATTAACAGATAAGTTGTTAAAAAATAATGGAGTAAAAATACAAATAGAAGAAGAGGATGTTAATTTAGACGTAATGGTTACGATAAAATATGGCATGTCAATACCAGATACAGCTTTTAAAGTTCAAGAAAATGTAAAAAATACTGTTGAGACAATGACAGGATTGAAGGTTTCTCAAGTAAATATACACATTCAAGGAATCAGTTTTAAGAAAGAGAAAGCTGATAAAGAAGAAGTAAAAGCATCTAAGAAAAATTAA
- a CDS encoding stage III sporulation protein AF codes for MLEGIKAWIVSILIGAFIVNIVDMILPSSKIKPYVNLVLNFIFVFIVITPVVGFFSKDMSLEDRILKSMGNYNKEYVDSTNALAEETGNTSLSKGYEDGLKEVLKLKLDEYGYDLEDIELNGANINNIKIKEKNNMSNSNSDEENKNNSTKGDEDSINSNDKENSKQVFKKGTEYGLNLNEDKLKNDLIKVLDVSIETIQIDK; via the coding sequence ATGTTAGAAGGCATAAAGGCATGGATAGTTAGTATTTTAATAGGGGCATTTATAGTAAATATAGTTGATATGATTTTACCTAGTTCCAAGATAAAGCCATATGTGAACTTGGTGTTAAATTTTATATTTGTATTTATTGTAATAACTCCAGTAGTAGGATTTTTTTCAAAAGATATGAGTTTAGAAGATAGAATCTTAAAATCTATGGGAAATTACAATAAGGAATATGTAGATAGTACAAATGCTTTAGCTGAAGAGACTGGAAATACTAGCTTGTCTAAGGGGTATGAAGATGGTTTAAAAGAAGTGCTTAAGCTAAAACTTGATGAGTATGGTTATGACTTAGAAGATATAGAACTTAATGGTGCAAATATAAATAATATAAAAATAAAAGAAAAAAATAATATGTCAAATAGCAATAGTGATGAAGAAAATAAAAATAATAGTACTAAAGGAGATGAAGATAGCATAAACTCTAATGACAAAGAAAATTCTAAACAAGTTTTTAAAAAAGGTACAGAGTATGGACTGAATCTAAATGAAGACAAACTAAAAAATGACCTAATAAAAGTGCTTGATGTTTCTATAGAAACTATACAAATTGATAAATAG
- the spoIIIAC gene encoding stage III sporulation protein AC, with amino-acid sequence MEISLILKVAGVGILISVLNMILEKTDRKDWAGLTTLAGVIIVLGMVITEISDLFNTVRTMFQLY; translated from the coding sequence ATGGAGATATCATTGATATTAAAGGTTGCAGGTGTAGGTATTCTAATATCAGTATTAAATATGATATTAGAAAAAACAGACAGAAAAGATTGGGCAGGGCTTACTACTTTGGCAGGTGTAATAATCGTGTTGGGGATGGTAATAACAGAAATAAGTGATTTATTTAATACTGTAAGAACAATGTTTCAACTTTACTAA
- a CDS encoding SpoIIIAH-like family protein yields the protein MKFNYKGRGFVIITLTAMLVIVGTVNYQLSKKSLLETSKEFKAYEEAQLQKNATDDSDSSNKEGSDATNKQDSKESADIDIVDSKASKVKEKVTETSKEIKAQLSSEKNMKKASYILDMKMNREKQRNELVQDLNEMINNPSTTEESRKEASNMKLNIVKTQEKELQIENLLSTKGYEEALVYISDSKVNVVVNEAKLDKKDAAKIFDLVAEQANVKYENIKLTNNNTK from the coding sequence ATGAAGTTTAATTATAAGGGAAGAGGATTTGTAATAATAACTTTAACTGCAATGTTAGTAATAGTGGGAACAGTAAATTATCAATTGAGTAAGAAATCTTTACTAGAAACATCAAAAGAATTTAAAGCATATGAAGAGGCTCAATTGCAGAAAAATGCTACTGATGATAGTGATAGTAGCAACAAAGAAGGTTCAGATGCTACAAATAAACAAGATAGCAAAGAGAGTGCTGACATTGATATAGTTGATAGTAAGGCTAGTAAAGTGAAGGAAAAAGTAACTGAAACAAGTAAAGAAATAAAAGCTCAATTATCATCTGAAAAAAATATGAAAAAAGCATCTTATATTTTAGACATGAAAATGAATAGAGAAAAACAAAGAAATGAATTAGTTCAGGATTTAAATGAAATGATAAATAATCCATCTACAACAGAGGAATCTAGAAAAGAAGCTTCTAATATGAAATTAAATATAGTTAAAACTCAAGAAAAGGAACTTCAAATAGAAAATCTTTTGAGTACAAAAGGGTATGAAGAAGCATTAGTTTATATAAGTGATAGCAAAGTCAATGTTGTTGTAAATGAAGCTAAGTTAGATAAGAAAGATGCAGCAAAAATATTTGATTTGGTTGCAGAACAAGCTAATGTAAAGTATGAAAATATTAAACTTACAAATAATAATACTAAGTAA
- the nusB gene encoding transcription antitermination factor NusB — protein sequence MKKDRAQKSTTREYIMKLIYQININKEEFEGLDDKVDSFLKDNSEHIINRYEELTLKYSNNAKLKLEDMKLEDIIDREYINTVCKALRENHDKIDELINKHAKNWTVDRMPKVDVSILRLSVCEIVYLDTPNKVSINEAVELAKIYCDDKSPKFINGILGSVVDEIGQ from the coding sequence ATGAAAAAAGATAGGGCACAGAAAAGTACAACAAGGGAATATATAATGAAACTTATATACCAAATAAATATTAATAAAGAAGAATTTGAAGGTTTAGACGATAAAGTAGATTCCTTTTTAAAAGATAACTCAGAACATATTATAAATAGATATGAAGAACTTACACTTAAGTACTCAAATAATGCAAAATTAAAATTAGAAGATATGAAGCTTGAAGATATAATAGATAGAGAATATATAAATACAGTATGTAAAGCACTAAGAGAAAATCATGATAAGATAGATGAATTAATAAATAAACATGCCAAAAATTGGACAGTAGATAGAATGCCAAAGGTAGATGTGTCTATACTTAGATTATCAGTGTGTGAAATAGTTTATTTAGACACTCCTAATAAAGTATCAATAAATGAAGCTGTGGAACTTGCAAAGATATATTGTGATGATAAATCTCCTAAATTTATAAATGGAATATTAGGAAGTGTTGTTGATGAAATTGGACAATAA
- the spoIIIAD gene encoding stage III sporulation protein AD, which yields MQLIGIAIISTTLCLVIKKDRPEIANFIAIITGVTILLSVMFKLNFIIDSIQDLANKANIPTMYISLIIKLIGIAYLMEFAIQLCKDCGEGNIASKLEFGGKIIVMSMSFPILLSIVEMVVNIIP from the coding sequence ATGCAATTAATAGGAATTGCAATCATTTCAACTACACTCTGTTTAGTAATAAAAAAAGATAGACCAGAGATAGCAAATTTCATAGCAATAATAACTGGAGTAACAATATTATTATCAGTTATGTTTAAGCTAAACTTTATTATAGATAGCATACAAGATTTAGCTAATAAAGCTAATATCCCAACTATGTATATATCTTTAATAATAAAATTAATTGGAATAGCATATTTAATGGAATTTGCAATACAACTTTGTAAAGATTGTGGGGAAGGAAACATTGCTTCAAAACTAGAGTTTGGAGGAAAAATAATAGTTATGTCAATGTCTTTCCCTATACTTTTATCCATTGTAGAAATGGTGGTGAATATAATTCCATAG
- a CDS encoding stage III sporulation protein AG has translation MFKNLNDKDKRKVYSLITIAGICVVSLVLLSCFPSSKTDKKVGKTDADKNTEKQVAKEHEKDDLESKLTTILSKIDGAGDVDVMITFESSEEIQPAFNSNQTTETTEEKDAQGGERTVTTSSENKTMITSNSSDPVVIKTTEPKIKGVIVVASGASNPNVKETLYSAVQTSLQVAGHQVEIYSK, from the coding sequence ATGTTTAAAAACCTAAACGACAAAGATAAGAGAAAGGTATATTCACTAATAACTATAGCTGGAATATGTGTGGTGTCATTAGTACTATTATCTTGTTTTCCAAGTAGCAAAACTGATAAAAAAGTTGGAAAAACAGATGCTGACAAAAATACTGAAAAACAAGTTGCTAAGGAACATGAAAAAGACGATTTAGAATCAAAATTAACAACAATACTATCTAAAATTGATGGAGCAGGAGATGTTGATGTAATGATTACATTTGAGTCAAGTGAAGAAATACAACCTGCTTTTAATTCAAATCAGACAACAGAAACAACAGAGGAAAAAGATGCACAAGGTGGAGAAAGAACAGTTACAACTTCAAGTGAAAATAAAACAATGATAACTTCAAATTCAAGTGACCCTGTAGTTATAAAAACTACAGAGCCAAAGATAAAAGGAGTGATAGTAGTAGCAAGTGGAGCTAGTAATCCAAATGTCAAAGAAACACTTTATAGTGCAGTTCAGACATCATTACAAGTAGCAGGTCATCAAGTAGAAATATATTCTAAATAA
- a CDS encoding O-sialoglycoprotein endopeptidase, with amino-acid sequence MKLDNNIIIGIDTSCYTTSIAAISLEKKVIFNEKIMLEVKANSKGLRQSEAVFQHINNLGLLSDRIKSFGDKFVIEGVCSSIKPRPVENSYMPVFNVGYNFGKLLSSIHGCKFYETTHQENHIEASVLNSKLKSNNKFISVHMSGGTTEILLITKPDNNYDRNDKDLDVITKISTKANLDTMTKINTKKDDRSKLYNNFGYNIDIIGGSKDISFGQLIDRIGVKLGYRFPSGKYIDENALNCNLKIESGLKTSVKEGYMNLSGLENQVNKIMDDNKDDINKDKKEYISKLVMDSVVRTMFKSLIYLCEAYNVDEVVFAGGVSASKYILKELSLKLRKNCIKAHFTEPQYSTDNAVGCAIIGLNNFLGEKI; translated from the coding sequence ATGAAATTGGACAATAATATAATAATTGGAATTGATACTAGCTGCTATACTACTTCTATAGCAGCTATCTCTTTAGAGAAGAAAGTTATTTTTAATGAAAAAATAATGCTGGAAGTAAAGGCAAATTCAAAAGGATTGAGACAGAGTGAAGCTGTATTTCAACACATAAATAATTTAGGATTACTTAGTGATAGGATAAAATCATTTGGGGATAAATTTGTCATAGAAGGAGTTTGTTCATCTATTAAGCCTAGACCTGTTGAAAATTCATACATGCCTGTATTTAATGTTGGGTACAATTTTGGAAAGTTACTATCAAGTATACATGGCTGTAAATTTTATGAAACTACCCATCAGGAAAATCATATTGAGGCGAGTGTATTAAATAGTAAATTGAAAAGTAATAACAAATTTATTTCTGTCCATATGTCAGGTGGCACGACAGAGATACTTTTAATAACTAAGCCTGACAATAATTATGATAGAAATGATAAAGATTTAGATGTAATAACTAAAATAAGTACTAAAGCAAACTTAGATACAATGACTAAAATAAATACTAAAAAAGATGATAGAAGTAAGTTATATAATAATTTTGGATATAATATAGATATAATTGGAGGAAGTAAAGATATTAGCTTTGGACAACTTATAGATAGAATAGGCGTCAAGCTAGGATATAGATTTCCTTCAGGAAAATATATAGATGAAAATGCTTTAAATTGTAATCTTAAAATAGAAAGTGGTCTAAAAACTTCTGTAAAAGAAGGATATATGAATTTATCTGGATTAGAAAATCAGGTGAATAAAATTATGGATGATAATAAAGATGATATTAATAAAGATAAAAAAGAATATATATCTAAATTAGTGATGGATTCAGTAGTTAGAACTATGTTCAAATCTTTAATATATTTATGTGAAGCTTACAATGTAGATGAAGTAGTTTTTGCAGGAGGAGTTTCTGCAAGTAAGTATATACTCAAAGAATTAAGTTTAAAACTAAGGAAAAATTGTATAAAAGCTCATTTTACAGAGCCACAATATTCAACTGATAATGCTGTTGGGTGTGCTATAATAGGATTGAATAACTTTTTAGGAGAAAAAATATGA
- the spoIIIAE gene encoding stage III sporulation protein AE yields the protein MKKRFLPMIMGFVLTFFFVNIFAIIIFANEVPSSEDKEYGEAKSSIDKYIDGQLDKLDINEIQDYINKEIVINDVNLKSFVKDLISGEKNILDLFNKDGLKILMFDEFKASLKVVAVILVLALLSSILKSLENSFSSGAVSQIATYIIFITMVSLTLIGFKDVLQICYDAIDHTVGLMQVIMPILITFLLLIGFPITSTTLNPIFIGGVTFINVFFKKFLFVSVTVAFGILIINNLSKNIRLKRFFSFVKQINYVSIGAMFTVYLGLVSIQGLYVTSFDKFSVKTAKFAIGNFIPVVGGFVSDSVDILLSSSQLIKNIFGGIGLILLIGICLLPVIKILSVIVVYKLAAIIVEPVGEDGISNFLNEVANLMIIMLASVIAITIMFFVTVAILTSISVVSQG from the coding sequence ATGAAAAAAAGATTTTTACCAATGATTATGGGGTTTGTATTGACTTTCTTTTTTGTAAATATCTTTGCCATTATAATATTTGCTAATGAGGTTCCAAGTAGCGAAGATAAAGAATATGGTGAAGCTAAGAGTAGCATAGATAAATATATTGATGGTCAGTTAGACAAGTTAGATATAAATGAAATTCAAGATTATATAAATAAAGAAATAGTTATTAATGATGTTAATTTAAAATCGTTTGTAAAAGATTTAATTAGTGGAGAAAAAAATATTTTAGATTTATTTAATAAAGATGGACTGAAGATATTGATGTTTGATGAGTTTAAAGCAAGTTTAAAGGTAGTGGCAGTAATTTTAGTATTAGCTTTATTGTCATCTATTTTAAAAAGTTTAGAGAATTCTTTTTCATCAGGTGCAGTTAGTCAAATAGCAACCTATATAATATTTATCACAATGGTATCGTTGACTTTAATTGGATTCAAAGATGTACTACAAATTTGTTATGATGCGATAGACCATACTGTAGGTCTTATGCAAGTTATAATGCCAATACTAATAACATTTTTACTCTTAATTGGCTTTCCAATAACATCTACCACTTTAAATCCTATTTTTATAGGTGGAGTGACATTTATAAATGTATTTTTTAAGAAATTTTTATTTGTATCAGTAACTGTTGCATTTGGAATTTTAATAATAAACAATTTATCAAAAAACATAAGATTGAAAAGATTTTTTTCTTTCGTTAAACAAATAAATTATGTTTCTATTGGGGCTATGTTTACTGTATATTTAGGACTTGTATCTATACAAGGGTTATACGTAACTAGTTTTGATAAATTCAGTGTGAAGACTGCGAAGTTTGCTATAGGTAACTTTATACCAGTTGTTGGTGGATTTGTATCAGATTCTGTGGATATTTTACTATCTTCATCTCAACTTATAAAAAATATATTTGGTGGAATAGGACTTATCTTACTTATTGGGATTTGCTTACTTCCAGTGATAAAAATTTTATCAGTAATAGTGGTATATAAATTGGCAGCAATAATTGTAGAGCCTGTTGGAGAAGATGGAATATCAAATTTTTTAAATGAAGTCGCAAATCTAATGATAATAATGTTAGCATCAGTAATTGCCATAACAATAATGTTCTTTGTGACTGTAGCTATTTTGACCTCGATAAGTGTTGTAAGCCAAGGATAA